One part of the Polycyclovorans algicola TG408 genome encodes these proteins:
- a CDS encoding LysR family transcriptional regulator produces MALNGIELRHLRYFVAVVEQRTFRAAALRLHVSQPPLTRQIQQLEEALGVRLLERSARGAEPTEAGQVFYAEACNLLSLAEQAADRTRLAGMGGLGRLDIGVFGSAVLGPIPKIVHRFRQSHPQVELVLHSMDRLDQIKALRERRIAVGFNRFFAEEPDLQWEVILNEQMVVVVPEQHRLASRKVLSLAEIGREPLILYPRTPRPGFIDRMMRLFHQRKITPNVSQEVDDMVTAVGLVASGMGLSLVSDSGRNLQVPGTVQIPLRAEDRASAELCIIFRRDDRSPLLAEFLKEARAESAVQALAPAPGKRGGGARRSKPARPRAQ; encoded by the coding sequence ATGGCTTTGAACGGGATTGAATTACGCCACCTGCGCTATTTCGTCGCAGTGGTCGAACAACGCACGTTTCGCGCGGCGGCGCTGCGGCTGCACGTCTCGCAGCCGCCGCTGACGCGGCAGATTCAGCAGCTCGAAGAGGCCCTGGGGGTGCGTCTGCTTGAGCGCAGCGCACGCGGTGCCGAGCCCACTGAAGCCGGGCAGGTGTTTTATGCCGAAGCCTGCAACCTGCTGAGTCTTGCCGAGCAGGCGGCCGACCGAACGCGGCTGGCGGGCATGGGCGGATTGGGTCGTCTCGACATCGGTGTGTTCGGGTCTGCGGTGCTGGGTCCCATCCCGAAAATCGTGCACCGCTTTCGGCAGTCGCACCCGCAGGTGGAGCTGGTGCTGCACAGCATGGATCGCCTGGATCAGATCAAGGCGCTGCGCGAACGGCGCATCGCCGTGGGCTTCAATCGCTTTTTTGCCGAGGAGCCGGACCTGCAGTGGGAGGTCATTCTCAACGAGCAGATGGTGGTGGTGGTGCCCGAGCAGCACAGGCTGGCGAGTCGAAAGGTGCTGAGTCTTGCCGAGATCGGCCGCGAGCCGCTGATCCTTTATCCGCGGACCCCGCGGCCCGGCTTCATCGACCGGATGATGCGGCTGTTTCACCAGCGCAAGATCACGCCCAACGTCAGCCAGGAAGTCGACGACATGGTCACTGCAGTGGGTCTGGTGGCCAGCGGCATGGGGCTGAGTCTGGTCAGCGATTCCGGTCGCAACCTGCAGGTGCCAGGCACCGTGCAGATTCCGCTGCGTGCCGAAGACAGGGCCTCGGCCGAGTTGTGCATCATCTTTCGGCGCGATGACCGCTCACCGCTGCTCGCCGAGTTTCTCAAGGAAGCCCGCGCCGAGAGCGCTGTCCAAGCCTTGGCGCCCGCCCCGGGCAAGCGGGGTGGGGGAGCACGCCGTTCGAAGCCGGCGCGACCCCGGGCTCAGTGA
- a CDS encoding LysR family transcriptional regulator: MNLSTLELRHLRYFVAVVEQRSFRAAALHLHVSQPPLTRQVQQLEEALGVTLLLRKPRGVETTVAGRVFFEEARNVLALIAQGARRAQLAGQGQLGQLDVGVFGSAMFGAIPQVIQAFRQQHPKVDVVLHNLDRAGQIRALRERRLTVGFNRFFDIEPDLHWEVVHPERLNIALPAAHPLASRDRLRLKDIAGEPLILYPRHPRPSFIDQALRLFQQQQLTPRMIQEVDDVVTAVALVSSGMGLSLVTDSACNLRLPGLVYRPLHAVEADHFDLCMIYRVDDHSALLKAFVDTVRAMRKALQPPH, encoded by the coding sequence ATGAACCTTTCGACCCTCGAATTGCGGCATCTGCGCTATTTCGTCGCCGTGGTTGAGCAGCGCAGCTTTCGCGCCGCAGCGCTGCACCTGCATGTCTCGCAGCCGCCGCTGACCCGGCAGGTGCAACAGCTCGAAGAAGCCCTCGGCGTCACCCTGTTGCTGCGCAAACCGCGCGGCGTCGAAACCACCGTGGCCGGACGGGTGTTTTTCGAGGAGGCACGCAACGTGCTCGCGCTGATCGCACAGGGCGCCCGTCGGGCACAGTTGGCCGGCCAGGGCCAGTTGGGGCAACTCGACGTCGGCGTGTTCGGCTCGGCGATGTTCGGCGCCATTCCGCAGGTGATTCAGGCATTCCGGCAACAGCACCCCAAAGTGGACGTGGTGCTGCACAACCTTGACCGCGCCGGCCAGATTCGCGCCTTGCGCGAGCGCCGGCTCACCGTTGGCTTCAACCGCTTCTTCGACATCGAGCCCGACCTGCACTGGGAAGTGGTCCACCCCGAGCGACTCAACATCGCCCTGCCGGCGGCCCACCCGCTGGCGTCACGCGACCGCTTGCGGCTGAAAGACATTGCCGGCGAGCCCCTGATCCTGTATCCGCGCCACCCGCGACCGAGCTTTATCGACCAGGCCCTGCGGCTGTTTCAGCAACAGCAGTTGACGCCACGGATGATCCAGGAGGTCGACGATGTGGTCACCGCGGTGGCCCTGGTTTCCAGCGGCATGGGCCTGAGCCTGGTGACCGATTCGGCGTGCAACCTGCGACTGCCGGGTCTGGTCTACCGGCCGCTGCACGCCGTCGAGGCTGACCACTTCGACCTGTGCATGATCTACCGCGTTGATGACCACTCAGCCCTGCTCAAGGCCTTTGTCGACACCGTTAGAGCGATGCGCAAGGCGCTGCAACCCCCTCACTGA
- a CDS encoding 2Fe-2S iron-sulfur cluster-binding protein, with the protein MQHRVTIVGPDHHFLCSEDRSVLAAMIDCGRTSVAVGCRSGGCGVCRVEILDGHYRTGQMSSAQVSPAERLEGFALACQLFPAGALVLRAAPRRNVASDDAVCDPFERMRRQCAAMAGRAS; encoded by the coding sequence ATGCAGCACCGCGTCACCATCGTCGGTCCCGATCATCACTTTCTTTGCAGTGAAGATCGGTCGGTTCTGGCTGCGATGATCGACTGCGGCCGAACCTCGGTCGCTGTGGGGTGTCGCAGCGGCGGTTGTGGCGTGTGCCGGGTCGAGATCCTCGACGGTCACTACCGCACCGGTCAAATGAGCAGTGCCCAGGTGAGCCCGGCCGAGCGCCTCGAGGGCTTCGCGCTGGCCTGCCAGCTGTTTCCGGCCGGTGCCTTGGTCTTGCGTGCCGCGCCGCGCCGCAATGTCGCATCTGATGATGCGGTCTGTGACCCCTTTGAACGCATGCGCCGTCAGTGCGCGGCGATGGCGGGAAGGGCGTCATGA
- a CDS encoding GlcG/HbpS family heme-binding protein yields MTATPLSVNRPVITHTAALRAINAALAHAESLQISVAAAVVNSGGTLTGFSRMPNAFLISGDLSIGKAHSVAAVGLPAEVVEQAMAQEAPRVREGIALSGFSFIRGGLPIHEGDALIGAIGVSGGSEAQDVACAQAGVAALRVSSET; encoded by the coding sequence ATGACCGCGACCCCGCTGAGCGTGAATCGCCCGGTGATCACGCACACTGCGGCGCTCCGTGCCATCAACGCCGCGCTGGCGCACGCCGAGTCGTTGCAGATCTCGGTCGCAGCTGCGGTCGTGAATAGCGGGGGAACGCTCACTGGTTTTAGCCGCATGCCGAACGCATTTCTGATCTCCGGCGACCTGTCGATCGGCAAGGCCCATTCAGTGGCGGCCGTTGGCCTGCCTGCCGAAGTGGTTGAGCAGGCCATGGCGCAGGAAGCCCCGCGGGTGCGCGAGGGCATTGCGCTCAGCGGCTTCAGCTTCATTCGCGGCGGGCTGCCGATCCACGAGGGCGATGCGCTGATCGGCGCCATTGGTGTTTCAGGCGGCAGCGAGGCGCAGGACGTCGCCTGCGCCCAGGCCGGGGTCGCCGCCCTTCGTGTTTCCTCTGAGACCTGA
- a CDS encoding 2-hydroxymuconic semialdehyde dehydrogenase — protein MASNLFKHFINGQFVASADGRDFEKRRPTDNAVIGRVAEGRAPEIDAAVTAAKAAMKGPWGSMTTEARTALLYKVADEITRRFEDFVEAEMADTGQPRSVMEHAFIPRGAANFKIFADVVKNVPTEAFQMATPDGAGALNYAIRKPKGVIGVICPWNAPLLLMTWKVAPALACGNTVVVKPSEESPGTATLLGEVMNAVGVPPGVYNVVHGLGPDSAGEALTRHKDVAAITFTGETRTGAAIMKAAADGIRDVSFELGGKNAGIVFADCDFDAAIEGISRSAFLNCGQVCLGTERVYVQRPIFEKFVAALKAKAEAMTPGTSLGPLISQEHRSKVLGYYKLAAEEGATVVTGGGVPTLEGDLANGAWVQPTIWTGLPENARVMREEIFGPCCHITPFDTEDEVVAWANDTDYGLSTTIWTTNLSCAHRMAAAIEVGITWINSWFLRDLRTPFGGSKQSGIGREGGVHSLEFYTELRNVCVKL, from the coding sequence ATGGCATCAAACCTGTTCAAGCATTTCATCAATGGCCAGTTCGTTGCCTCAGCCGACGGCCGCGACTTCGAGAAGCGCCGCCCCACCGATAACGCGGTGATTGGCCGGGTTGCCGAAGGCCGTGCACCTGAAATTGATGCCGCGGTTACCGCCGCCAAGGCCGCGATGAAAGGTCCCTGGGGTTCCATGACCACCGAGGCGCGCACCGCGCTGCTCTACAAGGTGGCTGACGAAATCACCCGCCGTTTCGAAGACTTCGTCGAGGCCGAAATGGCCGACACCGGGCAGCCGCGCTCGGTGATGGAGCACGCCTTCATTCCGCGCGGCGCCGCCAACTTCAAGATCTTTGCCGACGTGGTCAAGAACGTGCCCACCGAGGCCTTCCAAATGGCCACGCCGGACGGCGCCGGGGCGCTCAACTACGCCATTCGCAAACCCAAGGGCGTCATCGGCGTGATCTGTCCGTGGAACGCGCCGCTGCTGCTGATGACCTGGAAGGTCGCGCCGGCGCTGGCCTGCGGCAACACCGTGGTGGTCAAGCCGTCGGAAGAGTCTCCCGGTACCGCGACCCTGCTCGGTGAAGTGATGAACGCGGTGGGCGTGCCGCCCGGTGTGTACAACGTGGTGCACGGCCTCGGCCCGGACTCGGCTGGTGAGGCGCTCACCCGGCACAAGGACGTGGCCGCCATCACTTTCACCGGGGAAACCCGCACCGGCGCGGCGATCATGAAAGCGGCCGCCGACGGCATTCGCGACGTGTCCTTCGAACTGGGCGGCAAGAACGCCGGCATCGTCTTCGCCGACTGTGATTTCGACGCGGCGATTGAAGGCATCAGCCGCTCGGCCTTCCTCAACTGCGGGCAGGTCTGCCTCGGCACCGAGCGGGTCTACGTGCAGCGGCCCATCTTCGAAAAATTTGTTGCCGCCCTGAAGGCCAAGGCCGAGGCCATGACGCCCGGTACGTCGCTGGGGCCGCTGATCAGCCAGGAACACCGCAGCAAGGTGCTGGGCTACTACAAACTCGCCGCCGAAGAAGGCGCGACCGTGGTCACCGGCGGTGGCGTGCCGACGCTGGAGGGCGACCTTGCCAACGGCGCCTGGGTGCAGCCCACCATCTGGACCGGGCTGCCGGAAAACGCGCGGGTGATGCGCGAAGAAATCTTCGGCCCCTGCTGCCACATCACGCCTTTCGATACCGAAGACGAGGTGGTGGCCTGGGCCAACGACACCGACTACGGCCTGTCGACGACGATCTGGACCACGAACCTGTCCTGTGCGCACCGCATGGCGGCGGCGATTGAGGTGGGCATCACCTGGATCAATTCCTGGTTTCTGCGCGACCTGCGCACGCCCTTCGGCGGGTCCAAGCAATCCGGCATCGGCCGCGAAGGCGGCGTGCACTCGCTGGAGTTCTACACCGAGCTGCGCAACGTGTGCGTGAAGCTGTGA
- the dmpE gene encoding 2-oxopent-4-enoate hydratase, which translates to MTPDKIQHYGDALYDALMQRRTIAPLVSTEPDITIEDAYRIQSRMVARRVAAGERIVGKKIGVTSKAVQQMVGVNQPDFGQLTSGMAFEEGQPLPIGGLIQPKAEAEVAFVLKRDLIGPGITATDVIRATDYVVPCFEIVDSRITDWKIKIQDTVADNASCGVYVLGRARKKPTELDLNLAGMVLEMNGELFSTAAGAAVQGGPVNAVVWLANTLGHLGIPFLAGEVILSGSQSTLIPAVVGDRLKCTVGGLGSCEVLFSGEAA; encoded by the coding sequence ATGACCCCCGACAAAATCCAGCACTACGGCGACGCGCTCTACGACGCGCTGATGCAGCGCCGCACCATTGCGCCCCTGGTCAGTACCGAGCCGGACATCACCATCGAAGACGCCTACCGCATCCAAAGCCGCATGGTGGCGCGGCGGGTGGCGGCGGGGGAGCGCATCGTCGGCAAGAAGATCGGCGTCACCTCCAAGGCGGTGCAGCAGATGGTGGGCGTCAACCAGCCCGACTTCGGGCAGCTCACCTCGGGCATGGCCTTTGAAGAGGGTCAGCCGCTGCCGATTGGCGGCTTGATTCAGCCCAAGGCCGAGGCCGAAGTGGCGTTCGTGCTAAAGCGCGATCTCATCGGCCCCGGCATCACTGCCACCGACGTGATCCGCGCCACCGACTACGTGGTGCCCTGTTTCGAGATCGTCGATTCGCGCATCACCGACTGGAAAATCAAGATCCAGGACACCGTCGCCGACAACGCCTCCTGCGGCGTCTACGTGCTGGGCCGCGCCCGCAAGAAACCCACCGAGCTCGACCTGAACCTCGCCGGCATGGTGCTGGAAATGAATGGCGAACTGTTCTCCACCGCCGCTGGCGCGGCCGTGCAGGGCGGGCCGGTGAATGCCGTGGTGTGGCTGGCCAACACCCTGGGCCATCTGGGCATTCCGTTTCTGGCCGGGGAGGTGATTCTGTCCGGCTCGCAATCCACCTTGATTCCCGCCGTGGTGGGGGATCGTCTCAAATGCACCGTCGGCGGGCTCGGCAGTTGCGAAGTGTTGTTCAGCGGGGAGGCCGCCTGA
- the dmpH gene encoding 2-oxo-3-hexenedioate decarboxylase: protein MLDAKTLKILADRVLHAQDTATTMAKLTDEFPDLSISDGYDVQDELTRRWVARGDRQVGVKAGLTSKAKMDQMGVHLPGFGVLMASHARPENGVIAIDELIHPRIEAEIAFVMNAELGGDDVTLEQVIAATDYVIPAVEVIDSRFEKFKFDLPSVIADNCSTARYVTGGRPLDPRGLDLRTLGVVIEVNGEIQALGASAAVLGHPAEAIRLLLRHLAARGQTLKAGSFVMTGGITEAIPVARGDNVLARFQDMGSVSFRMG, encoded by the coding sequence ATGCTTGACGCCAAGACCCTGAAGATTCTGGCCGACCGGGTGCTGCACGCGCAGGACACGGCCACCACCATGGCCAAGCTCACCGATGAATTTCCGGACCTGAGCATCAGTGACGGCTACGACGTCCAGGACGAACTGACCCGTCGCTGGGTGGCGCGCGGCGACCGTCAGGTGGGGGTGAAGGCCGGGCTCACCTCCAAGGCCAAGATGGACCAGATGGGTGTGCACCTGCCCGGTTTCGGCGTGCTCATGGCCAGCCATGCCCGGCCCGAGAACGGCGTCATCGCCATCGACGAACTGATTCACCCGCGCATCGAGGCCGAGATCGCCTTCGTGATGAATGCCGAACTCGGCGGTGACGACGTCACCCTGGAGCAGGTCATCGCCGCCACCGACTATGTCATTCCGGCGGTGGAAGTCATCGACTCGCGCTTCGAGAAATTCAAGTTCGACCTGCCCAGCGTGATTGCCGACAACTGCTCGACGGCGCGCTACGTCACCGGCGGGCGGCCGCTGGACCCGCGCGGGCTCGACCTGCGCACCCTCGGCGTGGTGATCGAGGTCAACGGTGAGATTCAGGCGCTGGGCGCCAGCGCCGCCGTGCTGGGCCATCCGGCCGAGGCCATTCGCCTGTTGCTGCGCCACCTCGCGGCGCGCGGCCAGACGCTCAAGGCCGGCAGCTTCGTCATGACCGGCGGCATCACCGAAGCCATTCCCGTCGCCAGGGGCGACAACGTACTCGCGCGCTTTCAGGACATGGGCAGCGTGAGTTTCCGGATGGGATGA
- a CDS encoding aromatic ring-hydroxylating dioxygenase subunit alpha has translation MNALHNTWYVAAIANEVATEGMFHRRILDTSILFYRLADGTAVALHDRCPHRFAPLHLGKRVGDEVQCAYHALRFNADGQCTHSPHGDGTIPPRACVRRFPLVERYGFLWIWMGDAQRADPALIPDYPLLANPVPTAIGRGYMHMAANYELIVDNVMDLSHVDHVHGPLLNTAGKLSPQKPPVTAEGNTVLVRWEWQQHPPMGLFAPLLPDPEGAAEQFVQVQWTAPSNMFLTVGAVQGSKDYEQGLISWDYHLLTPESDTSTHYFFGSLRNFMVESEEFNQMKLKNMIDTFMAEDEPLIAAVQAEMGGAEFWSLKPALLSSDPAPVKARRRLQQLIDDEHAGQSGAALARSAAA, from the coding sequence ATGAACGCTCTGCACAACACCTGGTATGTGGCCGCCATCGCCAACGAAGTGGCGACGGAAGGCATGTTCCATCGACGCATCCTCGATACGTCCATCCTGTTCTATCGGCTGGCCGACGGCACGGCGGTGGCGCTGCACGATCGTTGCCCGCACCGCTTTGCGCCGCTGCACCTGGGCAAGCGGGTGGGCGATGAGGTGCAGTGCGCGTACCACGCGCTGCGCTTCAATGCCGATGGGCAGTGCACGCACAGTCCGCACGGTGACGGCACGATTCCGCCGCGCGCCTGCGTGCGCCGTTTTCCGCTGGTGGAGCGCTACGGCTTTCTGTGGATCTGGATGGGCGATGCCCAGCGCGCCGACCCGGCGCTGATTCCCGATTACCCGCTGCTGGCCAACCCGGTGCCCACCGCCATCGGGCGCGGGTACATGCACATGGCGGCGAATTACGAGCTGATTGTCGACAACGTGATGGACCTGTCGCACGTCGATCACGTACACGGCCCGCTGCTCAACACCGCCGGCAAGCTTAGCCCGCAGAAGCCCCCGGTGACCGCCGAAGGCAACACCGTGCTGGTGCGCTGGGAATGGCAGCAGCACCCGCCCATGGGTCTGTTCGCGCCGCTGCTGCCCGACCCCGAAGGCGCCGCCGAGCAGTTCGTGCAGGTGCAGTGGACGGCGCCGTCCAACATGTTCCTCACCGTCGGTGCGGTGCAGGGTTCCAAGGACTACGAACAGGGCTTGATCTCGTGGGATTACCACCTGCTCACGCCCGAATCGGACACCAGCACGCATTACTTCTTCGGCTCGTTGCGCAATTTCATGGTCGAGAGCGAGGAATTCAACCAGATGAAGCTCAAGAACATGATCGACACCTTCATGGCCGAGGACGAGCCCCTTATCGCCGCCGTGCAGGCCGAGATGGGCGGCGCCGAGTTCTGGTCGCTCAAGCCGGCGCTGCTGTCCAGCGACCCGGCGCCGGTGAAGGCGCGGCGTCGATTACAGCAGTTGATTGATGACGAACACGCCGGGCAGTCCGGCGCTGCGCTGGCGCGGAGTGCCGCCGCATGA
- a CDS encoding tautomerase family protein produces MPIVEFHLMEGRSPELKRELARRVTDTICEVLGSRPEAVRILIHQLTADDFSVGGVTVAERQQQGFAANGRAPASVLQGVKA; encoded by the coding sequence ATGCCCATCGTTGAATTCCACCTCATGGAAGGTCGCTCGCCGGAACTCAAGCGTGAGCTGGCCCGGCGCGTCACCGACACCATTTGCGAGGTGCTGGGGTCGCGCCCGGAGGCGGTGCGCATCCTCATCCACCAACTCACCGCCGATGATTTCTCGGTGGGCGGCGTCACCGTCGCCGAGCGCCAGCAACAGGGCTTCGCCGCCAATGGCCGCGCGCCGGCGTCGGTACTGCAGGGAGTCAAGGCATGA
- a CDS encoding acetaldehyde dehydrogenase (acetylating) gives MKKIKCALIGSGNIGTDLIYKIQRSAVLDPVWMVGIDAESEGLKRAAEMGLKTTADGVDGLLPHVQADGIQIAFDATSAYVHAENARKLNALGVLMIDLTPAAIGPLCVPPVNLRALAAGTMNVNMISCAGQATIPMVHAVSRIQDVDYAEIIATTASKSIGPGTRANLDEFTYTTSGAIEKVGGAKRGKALVVVNPAEPPMIMRNTVYCLTEGAPDEARITESIHQMIKEVQTYVPGYRLVNGPVFDGNKVSVFLEVEGLGDYLPKYAGNLDIMTAAGTRTAEMFAEEILAGRFQPQLTEVA, from the coding sequence ATGAAGAAGATCAAATGTGCATTGATCGGCTCGGGCAACATCGGCACCGACCTGATCTACAAGATTCAGCGCAGCGCGGTGCTGGACCCGGTGTGGATGGTGGGCATCGACGCCGAATCCGAAGGTCTGAAGCGCGCCGCCGAAATGGGTTTGAAGACGACTGCGGACGGCGTCGATGGCCTGCTGCCACACGTGCAGGCCGACGGCATCCAGATTGCCTTTGATGCCACCAGCGCCTACGTGCACGCCGAAAACGCCCGCAAGCTCAACGCCCTGGGCGTGCTGATGATCGACCTCACGCCGGCGGCCATCGGCCCGCTGTGCGTGCCGCCGGTGAACCTGCGCGCACTGGCGGCCGGCACCATGAACGTCAACATGATTTCCTGCGCCGGGCAGGCGACCATTCCCATGGTGCATGCCGTGTCGCGCATTCAGGACGTCGACTACGCCGAGATCATCGCCACCACCGCCAGCAAGTCCATCGGCCCCGGCACGCGGGCGAATCTGGACGAGTTCACCTACACCACCTCGGGCGCCATCGAGAAGGTGGGCGGCGCCAAGCGCGGCAAGGCGCTGGTGGTGGTCAACCCGGCCGAGCCGCCGATGATCATGCGCAACACCGTGTATTGCCTGACCGAAGGCGCGCCCGACGAGGCGCGTATCACCGAGTCCATCCACCAGATGATCAAAGAGGTGCAGACCTACGTGCCCGGCTACCGGCTGGTCAACGGCCCGGTGTTCGACGGCAACAAGGTGTCGGTCTTTCTCGAAGTGGAAGGCCTTGGCGATTACCTGCCCAAGTACGCCGGCAACCTCGACATCATGACCGCCGCCGGCACCCGCACCGCCGAAATGTTCGCCGAGGAAATTCTCGCCGGACGCTTCCAACCGCAACTCACGGAGGTGGCGTGA